CCAAAAGACTCGATGTAATCGTAACAGGAATTGATTCCTTTGCAGTAGATTCCATAGCATGCTCGCTCATGGGATTGGACGCAAATAAGGTGCCACATCTGCGAATTGGAGCTGAGCGTGGATATGGTGTGATCGATATCTCCAGGATAAAGGTAAGTCCAGATACATGGCGTGAATCATCCTCCCCTTTCAAACCACCCCCCTTAAACCTGTCAATACAATTTCCTGGCATCACTATTCTTGATGAACAATCATGCAGCGCATGCCAATCAACCCTGTTGTTGTTCCTGAAAAGGTATGGCGAGGAATTATTTGACTACTTCCCAGGGAAAGATAATCTAACCATTGCTATTGGCAAGGGACATAAGTCTGTCTCAAGCGAAACGCTCTGTATCGGTAATTGTGCGAATCAGCATAGGAATGATTGTATTTTTGTGCCGGGATGTCCGCCTGTAGCAAGCCAAATCCTCAAGGTTATTTCTACACAAAATCCCAAATCTAATCCGAAATAATTATGCTGTTTTAGTGAATAACGCACTGTTGGGTTGAATTATAATGTAAACAATATACTAATGCACCTAACCCCTAGGTGAATCCTTTGTTAAAAAGTATAATTCTTTAAACAAAGGTTAATTACTTATACCTCAATTGTGCAAAAATTTAAGCAGCAATACCTAAATTTTCTGAAATATATTTATATAATTTTTCTGTTGCCTTGTTATTTGATAGGCTTAAAGTATACTTCCCATTCGGTCGATTAACTATACCAGCTTTATATATCACAAGAAACCGAATTGTCTTAAATCTCAAATTTTTATACCATCTTGTAGATGCAATATTTCTCTTCTCTGTTTTACTGTATCCCATCGCATCAAGCTGAAATGAATTCATGAGATTATAACTCATCATGCTAATTTGTTGAAATGTACTATTTGCATTAAAGGATGAAGAAGGCAACTTATCATAAGCAAAATCACTCTTTAACTCACCTATTGCTTTCTCTTGAGCAGACCTCCCTGACATAAACCTTATAATATTCTTTGCTTTAAGTTTGATATTTGTACATACTACTAAATATTCATAATCAATATTATCAGGAGAAAAAAGATCAAGCTGAAGCCCTTTTACTTTCTTCTTCTTGGGAACCTCCATCCTTATGAATAAAAATAATCTGTCACGATCCCAACTAGCAAGTTTAATCTTTTTATAAAAATACAATGTCTTCGAGTCAAGCCTTCTCCAGTTCCGTCTGGAAATAATTTTGTTCTTGAAGACCGGATATCTGTAAAAAGGAACTTTCGACGCATATTCTAAACCTTGAAGTTCATACATTTTAAGGTTTTTGTCGCTAAAAAATGCTCCATCATGCCTTATTCGAAGC
The sequence above is drawn from the Spirochaetota bacterium genome and encodes:
- a CDS encoding IS1380 family transposase, with product MRLKKSEIGSRVNSNLGIKFIRQDLTSYSGLELIKRYYRIIRLKESIKARMKNIGYQGDYPVHKMILLLITMIIFGVERVSNIEYIKDDPLVKRLCELDRLSSRYSIARFLKYFTDDALKSFIELNSVLLVEQIKKLGLTTLTIDIDGTVVSSRGNPELSGKGYNPIKRGVYSYFPLTAYLAQTGHFIKIKNRSGNVHDSNGSTEFIEEFITSLKFMLGGRVRLRIRHDGAFFSDKNLKMYELQGLEYASKVPFYRYPVFKNKIISRRNWRRLDSKTLYFYKKIKLASWDRDRLFLFIRMEVPKKKKVKGLQLDLFSPDNIDYEYLVVCTNIKLKAKNIIRFMSGRSAQEKAIGELKSDFAYDKLPSSSFNANSTFQQISMMSYNLMNSFQLDAMGYSKTEKRNIASTRWYKNLRFKTIRFLVIYKAGIVNRPNGKYTLSLSNNKATEKLYKYISENLGIAA